A genomic segment from Salvia splendens isolate huo1 chromosome 13, SspV2, whole genome shotgun sequence encodes:
- the LOC121761733 gene encoding protein MAIN-LIKE 1-like yields the protein METSSSSEQLLYGPEDPSLLNLQKHHISHKLMKEGTTQVFKVRRTESKTWDVEIHENVRYWLDVFGFKGVIDCGKPMKVDNELITALIERWRPETHTFHLPIGEATITLEDVQAIWGLRADGRVFTGRDYHDNFLDWTSKCRDLLGWIPDTSTETKQGGLLMTALINQTRMPLGDDLPMYVYIQRARIHALILLGGLILPDTTGCKVPFMWLNGLGDPEEVKNISWGSAALAYLYHYLCEASMDKRKELGGPMMLLQLWAWERMPTLRPAFIGPVVHEPYTPCGARWKGTTQIGNAPRHSVEHYRDQISLIRPGQFIWTPYAHCILPDYCNDVTGCSLCETYLVCWAYVEAHEPGRVRRQFNRYQDIPQNVDRMLRNADHLGKNDRRGKKGNNWATTHQFYIGEWDMRYERFQAAEYAAPMSLDIPMSPSYMAWYNRITVTYMTRPGARATAGMNESAASMRLFVEAFQRVFHLTTEDEMDPRVRQIREIVRTTLEDTNNGDVMEYPASQHQDVVMPYQEEVVPRRRGARGVRTGGHGYTKQFRMSQAPPDYVAPEAQYQEHDPPQWYSHPTHESQSQWDRPLHSPSQPEPDWNRRPYSQSQDMSQWSGARASVDSFFQNYQVMPPVQAEEEDDDEEEDDNIVEAHEEEDVVHSIHGQPRPAAEGSSRSGVGKLVSKVYKRLSSRKNKGIEPAKYTPSSYK from the exons ATGGAGACTTCAAGTTCTAGTGAGCAATTATTATATGGACCCGAAGACCCGTCCTTGCTAAATTTACAGAAACATCACATTTCACATAAACTCATGAAAGAGGGCACAACCCAAGTATTTAAAGTCCGAAGGACAGAAAGCAAGACTTGGGACGTCGAAATTCACGAGAATGTTAGATATTGGCTTGACGtctttggtttcaaaggcgtgatCGATTGTGGGAAGCCCATGAAGGTGGACAACGAGCTGATCACGGCGTTGATTGAGCGTTGGAGACCGGAGACGCACACTTTCCATCTACCGATCGGTGAGGCGACGATcaccttggaagatgtgcaagccaTTTGGGGCTTGAGGGCGGATGGTCGCGTTTTCACAGGGCGTGACTATCATGACAACTTTTTAGACTGGACCAGCAAGTGCCGCGatctgttgggatggataccagatacttccacagagacaaagcaaggcggtttgctgatgaccgcactgatcaaccagacaaggatgcctctgggtgatgacctacctatgtacgtatacatccaaagggcacgtatccatgccctaattttattaggaggtctcattctaccggacaccacggggtgtaaggtgccatttatgtggttgaatgGGCTTGGGGATCCAGAAGAGGTGAAGAATATTAGTTGGGGAAGTGCGGCATTGGCCTACCTTTATCATTATCTGTGCGAGGCTTCCATGGATAAGAGAAAAGAGTTGGGCGGGCCTATGATGCTTCTGCAgctatgggcgtgggaaagaatgcccacattgaggCCTGCGTTCATTGGACCAGTTGTACACGAGCCATATACACCATGTGGCGCCAG GTGGAAAGGAACAACGCAGATAGGAAATGCTCCTAGACATTCGGTTGAGCATTATCGTGACCAAATATCTCTGATTAGACCTGGCCAG TTTATCTGGACGCCATACGCACATTGCATACTGCCTGACTACTGCAATGATGTGACTGGATGCTCTCTGTGCGAGACCTACTTGGTATGTTGGGCCTATGTCGAGGCCCATGAGCCTGGACGAGTGCGACGACAGTTCAATCGGTACCAGGATATACCGCAGAATGTAGACAGGATGCTAAGGAACGCCGATCATTTAGGCAAAAATGATCGGCGTGGTAAGAAGGGCAACAACTGGGCAACCACGCATCAGTTCTACATTGGGGAGTGGGACATGAGGTACGAAAGGTTCCAAGCTGCCGAATACGCCGCACCAATGTCTTTGGATATTCCCATGAGCCCGAGTTATATGGCGTGGTATAACAGAATTACAGTGACGTACATGACTCGGCCTGGGGCACGGGCCACTGCTGGGATGAATGAGTCGGCTGCTTCGATGCGACTATTT GTTGAGGCTTTTCAGAGGGTTTTCCATTTAACTACGGAAGACGAAATGGACCCCCGAGTGCGCCAGATTCGAGAAATTGTTAGGACTACCCTCGAAGATACGAACAACGGTGATGTCATGGAGTACCCCGCTTCTCAACATCAGGATGTGGTCATGCCGTACCAAGAAGAAGTAGTTCCACGGCGTCGTGGAGCGCGTGGTGTTCGGACTGGGGGACACGGCTACACAAAGCAGTTTAGGATGTCTCAGGCGCCTCCCGATTATGTAGCACCAGAGGCGCAGTATCAAGAGCATGACCCACCCCAGTGGTATTCACACCCGACGCATGAGTCTCAGTCGCAGTGGGACCGTCCACTGCATTCTCCAAGCCAGCCTGAGCCCGATTGGAATCGTCGCCCATATTCACAAAGCCAAGACATGTCGCAATGGAGTGGGGCCCGAGCGTCGGTCGATTCATTCTTCCAGAATTATCAGGTCATGCCTCCTGTACAAGCTGAAGAAGAAgacgatgatgaagaagaagatgacaaTATTGTCGAGGCACATGAGGAAGAAGACGTTGTTCATAGCATCCATGGCCAACCTCGTCCAGCTGCGGAGGGTTCATCACGCAGCGGGGTTGGGAAGCTCGTGAGCAAAGTGTACAAGAGACTATCTTCGAGGAAGAACAA